Proteins encoded by one window of Rhodamnia argentea isolate NSW1041297 chromosome 6, ASM2092103v1, whole genome shotgun sequence:
- the LOC115756782 gene encoding uncharacterized protein LOC115756782 isoform X1 — MVGDRAFVGDFPRRELIGGCRSQAVLEMISEITLNQLPGVTAEVQYNNHPAVYYPMRDLNEDYYICNWPIYHPDKALSSKQCYNGFWSRPAADEVPESDKDVVKQTIIEHEAVFKNQVHELHRLYRVQRGLKDEIKRKGLHIGQIAADTESSPLPFQLTSEDAQKWHFSSFPGASSCCGWPSISDTKGIPLNSPEGNSTQGSPFVHQHGGSSKLKEVFECRPTKVRRKMFDLQLPADQYIDDEELKQIENENGSLSCDIRCQGSRSVAGSSVSLSHGGSAGINTDSARSDLYINSRNVADLNEPIQIEDMNASASFVHADHSISEREIRSQELFMKAKPKILGFLDQKAPNSICQSSSGSSNAHVNNKNDGGLSFHVLKQGQDKVELQPVSQSLQWEKFCPSSQPVQSSFKKSCNSPVYFLTDHAVMEHSRERTKCGLVISESSKNFESTFASDSPNRHKITSLSDSRNLRHSGSSSDNLSNSLSQKSMLVEGLPSLDLYRTPRKDSQPAAQSHGSFCSRWHDSNASLSPGYQNLPSRNGFHYELPSRSEKASVCIPVISHDSYNHASRYVASEHLHTRKHTTSNYAIVDSDRETKRNSVLSSGSINKSTSPQGVAIKIGESTEQETLLVPHWLRVMPAREREKNSGIDLNHTEMSFVQSSSSHLSSKVEAGNSPSQIFSQRVESFSPLCKVESKRMEIGEGPDRKIFGFPIFANPPTSNNAFSPLAFPSISITQESKCEVTDRKKEVRMFDINLPCDTSSEWSEVAAEETLDLEKESHTKNAYLKHQFDLNSCVLDDETSMTPSVPSVVGKVIVEIDLEAPPVLETEEDSFQGEEIPGKQLETSIPFTQQGTEQSLENLGRMAAEAIVAISTVGFSNCLDSTARDLPEESSLYCLNWFAGIVASFEDHNSWTRSEAAPRDCEEQNVAESTSESIDYFESMTLRQVEMGEDEYLPKPLIPETLRAEDVAVTPASNRPRRGQPRRGRQRRDFQRDILPGLTSLSRHEVTEDLQTFGGLMRAMGYSWHTGSTRRNSSRNVSSRGRQQLASGSPTAALEATCGPMMPQKNNVEVGLEDRTPTVWGNTPRRPRRQRCPAGNPPLHVPPT; from the exons ATGGTCGGTGATCGAGCGTTCGTTGGAGATTTTCCTCGGAGGGAGCTGATTGGAGGATGTCGATCTCAG GCAGTCTTGGAAATGATTTCTGAAATAACTTTGAATCAACTGCCAGGAGTGACAGCAGAAGTGCAGTACAATAACCATCCAGCAGTGTACTATCCGATGAGAGATCTAAACGAAGATTACTACATCTGTAATTGGCCTATCTATCATCCAGATAAGGCATTATCAAGCAAGCAGTGCTACAATGGTTTTTGGTCAAGGCCTGCTGCAGATGAAGTCCCAGAGTCCGATAAAGATGTTGTTAAGCAAACAATAATTGAGCATGAGGCTGTATTCAAGAATCAG GTACACGAGCTTCACCGGTTGTACAGAGTCCAAAGGGGTCTCAAGGATGAAATCAAAAGGAAGGGACTGCATATAGGGCAGATAGCTGCTGATACAGAATCAAGCCCTTTGCCATTTCAATTAACATCTGAAGATGCTCAGAAATGGCATTTTTCCAGTTTCCCTGGTGCGAGCTCTTGTTGTGGATGGCCATCTATTTCAGATACCAAAGGCATCCCTTTGAATTCTCCAGAAGGAAATAGCACACAGGGATCTCCTTTTGTGCATCAACATGGAGGTAGTTCCAAATTGAAAGAGGTGTTCGAGTGTAGACCTACAAAGGTCAGAAGAAAAATGTTTGATTTGCAACTTCCAGCTGATCAATACATTGACGATGAAGAACTAAAGCAGATCGAGAATGAAAATGGATCATTGTCTTGTGATATTCGTTGTCAAGGTTCTAGGAGTGTTGCTGGGAGTTCTGTAAGCTTATCTCACGGCGGATCCGCTGGCATCAACACAGATTCTGCCAGATCAGATTTATACATAAACAGTCGAAATGTGGCTGACTTAAATGAACCTATACAGATTGAAGACATGAATGCTTCTGCATCTTTTGTTCATGCAGACCATTCCATCTCTGAAAGGGAAATTCGCAGCCAGGAACTTTTTATGAAAGCGAAGCCAAAGATTCTAGGTTTTCTGGATCAAAAGGCTCCAAACTCCATTTGTCAAAGCAGCAGCGGAAGTTCAAATGCACACGTCAACAACAAGAACGATGGAGGGCTGTCCTTCCATGTTCTTAAACAAG GGCAGGACAAGGTTGAACTTCAACCTGTTTCTCAGTCCCTCCAGTGGGAGAAGTTTTGCCCATCATCCCAACCAGTGCAATCTTCATTCAAGAAAAGTTGCAATAGTCCAGTGTATTTTTTGACAGATCATGCCGTGATGGAACACAGCAGAGAGAGGACAAAATGTGGATTAGTAATTTCGGAAAGTTCCAAGAACTTTGAATCAACCTTTGCTTCTGATTCTCCTAATCGACATAAAATAACTAGTTTGTCTGACTCAAGAAACTTAAGGCACTCTGGTTCATCTTCTGACAACTTGAGTAATAGTTTGAGCCAGAAGTCAATGTTGGTTGAAGGGCTTCCAAGTTTAGATTTATACAGGACTCCCCGGAAAGATTCTCAACCTGCAGCTCAGAGCCATGGATCATTTTGTAGCAGGTGGCATGATAGCAATGCTAGTCTGAGTCCAGGCTATCAGAATTTGCCTAGTCGAAATGGATTCCATTACGAACTTCCTTCGAGATCTGAGAAAGCATCTGTTTGCATACCAGTCATCAGCCATGACAGTTATAACCATGCCAGTAGATATGTAGCCTCTGAGCACTTACATACTAGGAAACACACAACTTCAAATTATGCGATTGTGGACTCTGACAGAGAGACAAAGCGAAATTCAGTGCTTTCAAGTGGTTCAATTAACAAGTCCACATCACCACAGGGTGTGGCAATAAAAATTGGAGAGAGTACCGAGCAGGAAACTCTTCTGGTACCTCATTGGCTTAGAGTTATGCCAGCTCGTGAGAGGGAGAAAAATTCTGGAATAGACTTGAATCATACAGAGATGAGTTTTGTTCAGTCATCTTCTAGTCATCTTAGCAGCAAAGTTGAAGCTGGAAACAGCCCGAGCCAAATATTTTCTCAGCGCGTGGAATCTTTCTCACCTTTGTGTAAAGTGGAGTCCAAGAGGATGGAAATAGGCGAAGGTCCTGATAGAAAGATTTTTGGCTTTCCTATCTTTGCAAACCCTCCTACTTCCAATAATGCGTTCTCTCCTCTTGCCTTTCCATCTATATCCATCACTCAGGAGTCTAAGTGCGAAGTCACAGATCGTAAGAAGGAAGTAAGAATGTTTGATATTAACTTGCCCTGCGATACCAGTTCTGAATGGAGCGAAGTGGCTGCTGAGGAAACCCTGGACCTAGAGAAGGAATCTCATACCAAAAATGCTTACTTGAAACATCAATTTGATCTAAACTCCTGTGTTCTTGACGATGAAACTTCCATGACACCATCCGTCCCAAGTGTTGTTGGAAAGGTTATTGTTGAAATAGACTTGGAAGCTCCACCAGTTCTTGAGACTGAGGAGGATAGTTTCCAGGGAGAAGAAATTCCTGGGAAGCAACTGGAAACATCTATACCATTTACACAGCAAGGAACTGAGCAATCTTTGGAAAATCTAGGTAGAATGGCAGCAGAGGCAATAGTTGCCATTTCAACTGTTGGTTTCAGCAATTGTTTGGACAGCACTGCTCGGGATTTACCAGAAGAATCTTCTTTATACTGCCTTAACTGGTTCGCTGGTATAGTTGCCTCTTTTGAAGACCATAATTCTTGGACCAGGTCTGAAGCTGCTCCAAGAGATTGTGAAGAGCAGAATGTTGCAGAATCTACATCAGAAAGTATTGATTACTTTGAGTCCATGACGCTGAGACAGGTAGAGATGGGGGAGGATGAATACCTTCCTAAACCACTGATCCCTGAGACTCTAAGAGCAGAAGATGTAGCAGTCACCCCAGCATCAAATCGGCCTCGAAGGGGACAGCCTAGAAGAGGGAGGCAGCGGCGAGATTTCCAGAGGGACATCCTCCCGGGCCTCACTTCACTTTCGAGGCATGAGGTGACTGAAGATCTTCAAACTTTTGGAGGGCTCATGCGAGCAATGGGCTATTCATGGCACACAGGGTCAACAAGGAGGAACTCCAGTAGAAATGTTTCCTCAAGAGGCAGGCAACAGTTAGCGAGTGGGTCCCCCACTGCAGCGTTGGAAGCCACATGCGGTCCAATGATGCCTCAGAAAAATAATGTTGAAGTGGGACTCGAAGATAGAACCCCAACAGTTTGGGGGAATACACCAAGACGGCCCCGAAGGCAAAGGTGCCCTGCAGGCAATCCTCCATTACACGTGCCTCCAACATAA
- the LOC115756782 gene encoding uncharacterized protein LOC115756782 isoform X2, translating to MSISGVTAEVQYNNHPAVYYPMRDLNEDYYICNWPIYHPDKALSSKQCYNGFWSRPAADEVPESDKDVVKQTIIEHEAVFKNQVHELHRLYRVQRGLKDEIKRKGLHIGQIAADTESSPLPFQLTSEDAQKWHFSSFPGASSCCGWPSISDTKGIPLNSPEGNSTQGSPFVHQHGGSSKLKEVFECRPTKVRRKMFDLQLPADQYIDDEELKQIENENGSLSCDIRCQGSRSVAGSSVSLSHGGSAGINTDSARSDLYINSRNVADLNEPIQIEDMNASASFVHADHSISEREIRSQELFMKAKPKILGFLDQKAPNSICQSSSGSSNAHVNNKNDGGLSFHVLKQGQDKVELQPVSQSLQWEKFCPSSQPVQSSFKKSCNSPVYFLTDHAVMEHSRERTKCGLVISESSKNFESTFASDSPNRHKITSLSDSRNLRHSGSSSDNLSNSLSQKSMLVEGLPSLDLYRTPRKDSQPAAQSHGSFCSRWHDSNASLSPGYQNLPSRNGFHYELPSRSEKASVCIPVISHDSYNHASRYVASEHLHTRKHTTSNYAIVDSDRETKRNSVLSSGSINKSTSPQGVAIKIGESTEQETLLVPHWLRVMPAREREKNSGIDLNHTEMSFVQSSSSHLSSKVEAGNSPSQIFSQRVESFSPLCKVESKRMEIGEGPDRKIFGFPIFANPPTSNNAFSPLAFPSISITQESKCEVTDRKKEVRMFDINLPCDTSSEWSEVAAEETLDLEKESHTKNAYLKHQFDLNSCVLDDETSMTPSVPSVVGKVIVEIDLEAPPVLETEEDSFQGEEIPGKQLETSIPFTQQGTEQSLENLGRMAAEAIVAISTVGFSNCLDSTARDLPEESSLYCLNWFAGIVASFEDHNSWTRSEAAPRDCEEQNVAESTSESIDYFESMTLRQVEMGEDEYLPKPLIPETLRAEDVAVTPASNRPRRGQPRRGRQRRDFQRDILPGLTSLSRHEVTEDLQTFGGLMRAMGYSWHTGSTRRNSSRNVSSRGRQQLASGSPTAALEATCGPMMPQKNNVEVGLEDRTPTVWGNTPRRPRRQRCPAGNPPLHVPPT from the exons ATGTCGATCTCAG GAGTGACAGCAGAAGTGCAGTACAATAACCATCCAGCAGTGTACTATCCGATGAGAGATCTAAACGAAGATTACTACATCTGTAATTGGCCTATCTATCATCCAGATAAGGCATTATCAAGCAAGCAGTGCTACAATGGTTTTTGGTCAAGGCCTGCTGCAGATGAAGTCCCAGAGTCCGATAAAGATGTTGTTAAGCAAACAATAATTGAGCATGAGGCTGTATTCAAGAATCAG GTACACGAGCTTCACCGGTTGTACAGAGTCCAAAGGGGTCTCAAGGATGAAATCAAAAGGAAGGGACTGCATATAGGGCAGATAGCTGCTGATACAGAATCAAGCCCTTTGCCATTTCAATTAACATCTGAAGATGCTCAGAAATGGCATTTTTCCAGTTTCCCTGGTGCGAGCTCTTGTTGTGGATGGCCATCTATTTCAGATACCAAAGGCATCCCTTTGAATTCTCCAGAAGGAAATAGCACACAGGGATCTCCTTTTGTGCATCAACATGGAGGTAGTTCCAAATTGAAAGAGGTGTTCGAGTGTAGACCTACAAAGGTCAGAAGAAAAATGTTTGATTTGCAACTTCCAGCTGATCAATACATTGACGATGAAGAACTAAAGCAGATCGAGAATGAAAATGGATCATTGTCTTGTGATATTCGTTGTCAAGGTTCTAGGAGTGTTGCTGGGAGTTCTGTAAGCTTATCTCACGGCGGATCCGCTGGCATCAACACAGATTCTGCCAGATCAGATTTATACATAAACAGTCGAAATGTGGCTGACTTAAATGAACCTATACAGATTGAAGACATGAATGCTTCTGCATCTTTTGTTCATGCAGACCATTCCATCTCTGAAAGGGAAATTCGCAGCCAGGAACTTTTTATGAAAGCGAAGCCAAAGATTCTAGGTTTTCTGGATCAAAAGGCTCCAAACTCCATTTGTCAAAGCAGCAGCGGAAGTTCAAATGCACACGTCAACAACAAGAACGATGGAGGGCTGTCCTTCCATGTTCTTAAACAAG GGCAGGACAAGGTTGAACTTCAACCTGTTTCTCAGTCCCTCCAGTGGGAGAAGTTTTGCCCATCATCCCAACCAGTGCAATCTTCATTCAAGAAAAGTTGCAATAGTCCAGTGTATTTTTTGACAGATCATGCCGTGATGGAACACAGCAGAGAGAGGACAAAATGTGGATTAGTAATTTCGGAAAGTTCCAAGAACTTTGAATCAACCTTTGCTTCTGATTCTCCTAATCGACATAAAATAACTAGTTTGTCTGACTCAAGAAACTTAAGGCACTCTGGTTCATCTTCTGACAACTTGAGTAATAGTTTGAGCCAGAAGTCAATGTTGGTTGAAGGGCTTCCAAGTTTAGATTTATACAGGACTCCCCGGAAAGATTCTCAACCTGCAGCTCAGAGCCATGGATCATTTTGTAGCAGGTGGCATGATAGCAATGCTAGTCTGAGTCCAGGCTATCAGAATTTGCCTAGTCGAAATGGATTCCATTACGAACTTCCTTCGAGATCTGAGAAAGCATCTGTTTGCATACCAGTCATCAGCCATGACAGTTATAACCATGCCAGTAGATATGTAGCCTCTGAGCACTTACATACTAGGAAACACACAACTTCAAATTATGCGATTGTGGACTCTGACAGAGAGACAAAGCGAAATTCAGTGCTTTCAAGTGGTTCAATTAACAAGTCCACATCACCACAGGGTGTGGCAATAAAAATTGGAGAGAGTACCGAGCAGGAAACTCTTCTGGTACCTCATTGGCTTAGAGTTATGCCAGCTCGTGAGAGGGAGAAAAATTCTGGAATAGACTTGAATCATACAGAGATGAGTTTTGTTCAGTCATCTTCTAGTCATCTTAGCAGCAAAGTTGAAGCTGGAAACAGCCCGAGCCAAATATTTTCTCAGCGCGTGGAATCTTTCTCACCTTTGTGTAAAGTGGAGTCCAAGAGGATGGAAATAGGCGAAGGTCCTGATAGAAAGATTTTTGGCTTTCCTATCTTTGCAAACCCTCCTACTTCCAATAATGCGTTCTCTCCTCTTGCCTTTCCATCTATATCCATCACTCAGGAGTCTAAGTGCGAAGTCACAGATCGTAAGAAGGAAGTAAGAATGTTTGATATTAACTTGCCCTGCGATACCAGTTCTGAATGGAGCGAAGTGGCTGCTGAGGAAACCCTGGACCTAGAGAAGGAATCTCATACCAAAAATGCTTACTTGAAACATCAATTTGATCTAAACTCCTGTGTTCTTGACGATGAAACTTCCATGACACCATCCGTCCCAAGTGTTGTTGGAAAGGTTATTGTTGAAATAGACTTGGAAGCTCCACCAGTTCTTGAGACTGAGGAGGATAGTTTCCAGGGAGAAGAAATTCCTGGGAAGCAACTGGAAACATCTATACCATTTACACAGCAAGGAACTGAGCAATCTTTGGAAAATCTAGGTAGAATGGCAGCAGAGGCAATAGTTGCCATTTCAACTGTTGGTTTCAGCAATTGTTTGGACAGCACTGCTCGGGATTTACCAGAAGAATCTTCTTTATACTGCCTTAACTGGTTCGCTGGTATAGTTGCCTCTTTTGAAGACCATAATTCTTGGACCAGGTCTGAAGCTGCTCCAAGAGATTGTGAAGAGCAGAATGTTGCAGAATCTACATCAGAAAGTATTGATTACTTTGAGTCCATGACGCTGAGACAGGTAGAGATGGGGGAGGATGAATACCTTCCTAAACCACTGATCCCTGAGACTCTAAGAGCAGAAGATGTAGCAGTCACCCCAGCATCAAATCGGCCTCGAAGGGGACAGCCTAGAAGAGGGAGGCAGCGGCGAGATTTCCAGAGGGACATCCTCCCGGGCCTCACTTCACTTTCGAGGCATGAGGTGACTGAAGATCTTCAAACTTTTGGAGGGCTCATGCGAGCAATGGGCTATTCATGGCACACAGGGTCAACAAGGAGGAACTCCAGTAGAAATGTTTCCTCAAGAGGCAGGCAACAGTTAGCGAGTGGGTCCCCCACTGCAGCGTTGGAAGCCACATGCGGTCCAATGATGCCTCAGAAAAATAATGTTGAAGTGGGACTCGAAGATAGAACCCCAACAGTTTGGGGGAATACACCAAGACGGCCCCGAAGGCAAAGGTGCCCTGCAGGCAATCCTCCATTACACGTGCCTCCAACATAA